In Microbacterium sp. AB, a single genomic region encodes these proteins:
- a CDS encoding RDD family protein: MSTPSAPARATVQTVRDDEVLTGEAVALDVQPVGMLLRATGALIDVAVSVVLYVLFALAMGLLAEAGVLDDATMQIALVAMLVLLLVIVPTAVETVTRGRSLGKLAVGGRVVRADGGAIGFRHAVIRALVGVFEIYMTAGGVALLVGIFTPRAQRLGDLVAGTYGERTRTPRLPPADAGVPPGMEQWAAIADVARLPDALGRRVSQFASGAERMFPAARLRVAEELAGEVSSFVAPVPQVAPETLLRAVVAVRRDRELRALLLQNERVARLSR, encoded by the coding sequence ATGTCGACGCCATCCGCTCCGGCGCGCGCCACGGTGCAGACGGTGCGCGACGACGAGGTGCTCACGGGAGAGGCCGTCGCGCTCGACGTCCAGCCGGTGGGAATGCTCCTGCGGGCGACCGGCGCGCTCATCGACGTGGCGGTCTCGGTCGTCCTCTATGTGCTCTTCGCGCTCGCGATGGGACTGCTCGCGGAGGCCGGTGTCCTCGACGACGCGACGATGCAGATCGCGCTCGTCGCGATGCTCGTGCTGCTGCTCGTGATCGTGCCGACGGCCGTGGAGACGGTCACGAGAGGACGCAGCCTGGGAAAGCTCGCCGTCGGCGGCCGCGTCGTGCGCGCCGACGGGGGAGCGATCGGCTTCCGGCACGCCGTCATCCGCGCGCTCGTGGGAGTTTTCGAGATCTACATGACGGCGGGCGGCGTCGCCCTGCTCGTCGGGATCTTCACGCCGCGGGCGCAGCGGCTCGGCGACCTCGTCGCCGGGACGTACGGCGAGCGCACGCGTACGCCGAGGCTGCCCCCGGCCGACGCCGGCGTGCCGCCCGGGATGGAGCAGTGGGCCGCGATCGCGGATGTCGCGCGCCTGCCGGACGCCCTCGGCAGGCGCGTGTCGCAGTTCGCGTCCGGCGCCGAGCGGATGTTCCCCGCGGCGCGCCTGCGCGTGGCGGAGGAGCTCGCCGGAGAGGTCTCGTCGTTCGTCGCGCCCGTGCCGCAGGTCGCGCCCGAGACGCTTCTGCGTGCCGTCGTCGCCGTGCGCCGCGATCGCGAGCTGCGCGCCCTGCTGCTGCAGAACGAGCGCGTCGCGCGTCTCTCCCGGTGA
- a CDS encoding aquaporin gives MTERPVQTAPSLASRLTAEAIGTFLLVFGGVGTALFASHLADEAGAFAPGVVYLAAATAFGLTVVVGASAFAGVSGAHFNPAVTIGLAAAGRFAWADTWKYIVVQVVGGVIASTFLVLIGLFGPAGWLEAAQNGGFASNGWDSLSPGGFGLPAAIIVEVVLTAVFVIVILGVTHPERGTTLAPLAIGLTLTLIHLISIAVDNTSVNPARSIATALYGGGTALAQLWVFIVFPIVGALLAGFSYRALFETTG, from the coding sequence ATGACCGAGAGACCCGTTCAGACCGCGCCGTCCCTGGCGTCCCGATTGACCGCCGAAGCGATCGGCACCTTCCTCCTCGTCTTCGGCGGGGTGGGAACAGCGCTGTTCGCATCGCACCTCGCCGACGAGGCGGGGGCGTTCGCTCCCGGCGTCGTATACCTCGCCGCGGCCACGGCCTTCGGCCTCACCGTCGTGGTGGGGGCGTCCGCCTTCGCGGGCGTGTCCGGCGCCCACTTCAACCCCGCGGTGACCATCGGCCTCGCCGCCGCCGGTCGCTTCGCCTGGGCCGACACCTGGAAGTACATCGTCGTCCAGGTCGTCGGCGGCGTCATCGCCTCCACCTTCCTCGTCCTCATCGGCCTCTTCGGCCCCGCCGGATGGCTCGAGGCGGCGCAGAACGGCGGCTTCGCGAGCAACGGCTGGGACTCGCTCTCGCCCGGCGGCTTCGGCCTGCCCGCCGCGATCATCGTCGAGGTGGTGCTGACGGCGGTCTTCGTGATCGTCATCCTCGGCGTCACGCATCCCGAACGCGGGACGACGCTCGCCCCGCTCGCGATCGGGCTCACGCTCACGCTCATCCACCTCATCAGCATCGCCGTCGACAACACGTCGGTGAACCCCGCCCGCTCGATCGCGACGGCGCTCTACGGAGGCGGGACGGCCCTGGCACAGCTGTGGGTCTTCATCGTCTTCCCCATCGTCGGCGCCCTCCTCGCCGGCTTCTCCTACCGGGCGCTGTTCGAGACGACGGGCTGA
- a CDS encoding Fur family transcriptional regulator: protein MTETHAAPDADALIRRAGLRVTAPRRAAYRALTDMPHARADEVFERVRATVPGTSLQAVYNVLGDFVEAGIARRIEPSGQPGLFELRVGDNHHHVVCTACGRVDDVDCVRGEAPCLHPEHANGFQIQTAEVTFWGLCPDCAAPAVLPG from the coding sequence ATGACCGAGACGCATGCGGCCCCCGACGCGGATGCGCTCATCCGGCGTGCGGGTCTCCGCGTGACCGCCCCGCGGAGGGCCGCCTACCGTGCCCTGACCGACATGCCGCACGCGCGCGCCGACGAGGTGTTCGAGCGCGTGCGCGCGACCGTGCCGGGGACCAGCCTGCAGGCCGTCTACAACGTCCTCGGCGACTTCGTCGAGGCGGGCATCGCCCGGCGCATCGAGCCGAGCGGGCAGCCGGGCCTCTTCGAGCTGCGCGTGGGCGACAACCATCACCACGTCGTGTGCACGGCGTGCGGCCGCGTCGACGATGTCGACTGCGTGAGGGGAGAGGCGCCCTGTCTCCACCCCGAGCACGCGAACGGCTTCCAGATCCAGACCGCCGAGGTGACGTTCTGGGGCCTGTGCCCCGACTGCGCGGCGCCCGCGGTCCTTCCCGGATAA
- the katG gene encoding catalase/peroxidase HPI: MSSDTTSGCPVIHGDGAADDETNLPAADLPVTEPGGSLPHPTQGSANTQWWPERLNLKLLAKNPAVADPFGDEDFDYVAAFRSLDLAAVKADIDEVLTTSQPWWPADFGHYGPLIIRMAWHSAGTYRATDGRGGGGTGQQRFAPLNSWPDNVGLDKARRLLWPVKKKYGKSLSWADLIILAGNVALESMGFKTFGFAGGRPDAWEPDDDVYWGAEKVWMGSDKRFSGDRELDKPLAATHMGLIYVNPEGPEAVPDPVAAAHDIRATFGRMGMNDEETVALIAGGHTFGKTHGAAPDTNVGDDPESAGLEEQGLGWRNQFRSGRGDDQITSGLEVTWTYHPTRWDNEFFHILFAYEWELMESPAGAKQWRPKNGAGSDLVPLAHSDGRREPRMLTTDLALRFDPEYEKVSRRFAEDQDALSDAFARAWFKLTHRDMGPKARYLGPEVPEEDLIWQDPLPSVDHALIDDADAAALKERILASGLTVPQLVSTTWAAASTFRGSDKRGGVNGARIRLAPQKDWEVNDPERLSLVLATLEGVQSAFNAEQAGGKRVSLADVIVLAGNAGVEKAARDAGVEVEVPFRPGRVDATQEQTDVDSFAYLEPIADGFRNYAGPDATLPAEYLLVDKANLLTLSAPETTVLVGGLRVLGANWDGSDYGVFTDAPGTLTNDFFVNLLDLGKTWRSLDPGKHAFEATIDETGAVFGRGTRVDLVFGSNAELRAVAEVYASDDAHEKFVRDFVRAWTKVTELDRFDLA; this comes from the coding sequence ATGAGCAGCGACACGACGTCGGGCTGCCCCGTCATCCACGGAGACGGAGCAGCGGACGACGAGACCAACCTCCCCGCCGCCGATCTGCCCGTCACCGAGCCGGGCGGCAGCCTCCCGCACCCCACGCAGGGCTCCGCCAACACGCAGTGGTGGCCGGAGCGGCTCAACCTGAAGCTCCTCGCGAAGAACCCGGCCGTGGCCGATCCGTTCGGCGACGAGGACTTCGACTACGTCGCGGCGTTCCGCTCGCTCGACCTCGCCGCGGTGAAGGCCGACATCGACGAGGTGCTCACGACCTCCCAGCCGTGGTGGCCGGCCGACTTCGGGCACTACGGCCCCCTCATCATCCGGATGGCATGGCACAGCGCCGGCACGTATCGCGCGACCGACGGCCGCGGAGGAGGCGGGACGGGGCAGCAGCGCTTCGCGCCGCTCAACAGCTGGCCCGACAACGTCGGCCTCGACAAGGCGCGCCGTCTGCTGTGGCCGGTCAAGAAGAAGTACGGCAAGAGCCTCTCGTGGGCCGACCTCATCATCCTCGCGGGCAACGTCGCGCTGGAGTCGATGGGCTTCAAGACGTTCGGGTTCGCCGGCGGGCGGCCGGACGCCTGGGAGCCGGACGACGACGTCTACTGGGGCGCCGAGAAGGTCTGGATGGGCAGCGACAAGCGCTTCTCGGGCGACCGCGAGCTCGACAAGCCGCTGGCCGCGACCCACATGGGCCTCATCTACGTCAACCCGGAGGGCCCGGAGGCCGTGCCCGACCCCGTGGCCGCCGCGCACGACATCCGGGCGACGTTCGGCCGCATGGGCATGAACGACGAGGAGACCGTCGCGCTCATCGCCGGCGGGCACACCTTCGGCAAGACCCACGGCGCCGCACCCGACACGAACGTCGGAGACGACCCGGAGTCCGCGGGACTCGAGGAGCAGGGGCTCGGATGGCGGAACCAGTTCCGCTCGGGCCGCGGCGACGACCAGATCACCTCGGGCCTCGAGGTGACGTGGACCTATCACCCGACGCGCTGGGACAACGAGTTCTTCCACATCCTCTTCGCGTACGAGTGGGAGCTCATGGAGAGCCCGGCGGGCGCGAAGCAGTGGCGTCCGAAGAACGGCGCCGGAAGCGACCTGGTGCCGCTCGCCCACTCCGACGGCCGTCGCGAGCCACGCATGCTCACGACCGATCTGGCCCTGCGCTTCGACCCCGAGTACGAGAAGGTCTCCCGTCGCTTCGCGGAGGACCAGGACGCGCTCAGCGACGCCTTCGCACGCGCATGGTTCAAGCTGACCCACCGCGACATGGGTCCGAAGGCGCGCTACCTCGGCCCGGAGGTCCCGGAGGAGGACCTCATCTGGCAGGACCCGCTGCCCTCCGTCGACCACGCGCTCATCGACGACGCGGACGCCGCAGCGCTCAAGGAGCGGATCCTCGCGTCGGGCCTGACGGTGCCCCAGCTCGTCTCGACGACATGGGCCGCCGCGTCGACGTTCCGCGGCAGCGACAAGCGCGGCGGCGTCAACGGCGCGCGCATCCGCCTCGCCCCGCAGAAGGACTGGGAGGTCAACGACCCCGAGCGGCTGTCGCTCGTCCTGGCGACGCTCGAGGGCGTCCAGAGCGCGTTCAACGCCGAGCAGGCAGGCGGCAAGCGGGTCTCCCTGGCCGACGTGATCGTGCTCGCCGGCAACGCGGGCGTCGAGAAGGCCGCGCGGGACGCGGGCGTCGAGGTCGAGGTGCCGTTCCGCCCCGGGCGCGTCGACGCGACGCAGGAGCAGACCGACGTCGACTCGTTCGCGTACCTCGAGCCGATCGCGGACGGCTTCCGGAACTACGCCGGTCCCGACGCGACGCTGCCGGCGGAGTACCTGCTCGTCGACAAGGCGAACCTGCTGACCCTCAGCGCGCCCGAGACGACCGTCCTCGTGGGCGGTCTGCGCGTGCTCGGCGCGAACTGGGACGGGTCGGACTACGGCGTGTTCACCGACGCCCCCGGCACCCTGACGAACGACTTCTTCGTCAACCTGCTCGACCTGGGGAAGACGTGGCGGTCGCTCGACCCCGGCAAGCACGCGTTCGAGGCGACGATCGACGAGACGGGCGCGGTGTTCGGCCGCGGGACGCGGGTCGACCTCGTCTTCGGCTCGAACGCGGAGCTGCGGGCCGTCGCAGAGGTGTATGCGAGCGACGACGCCCACGAGAAGTTCGTGAGGGACTTCGTGAGGGCGTGGACGAAGGTCACGGAGCTCGACCGCTTCGACCTGGCCTGA
- a CDS encoding DUF58 domain-containing protein: MYLTGRLALLTGLGAVPVVLLNAAGANAWLLALSWVVVCAAAVATDVAAAPDPRLLRVTRELPRRARLGEPVAVRLRLINTGGRRLRGLARDGWQPTAGAPAERIAIDVPPGESRAYRIGLVPRRRGELRTEFAAVRSAGPLGMAGRQAVIGAPAAIRVLPPFHSRRHLASRVARLRELDGNTSVQVRGQGTEFDSLREYVRGDDVRSIDWRATARSGTTMLRTWRPERDRHVVIVVDTGRTAAARVGDGTRLEAAFEAALLLGALAQRAGDHVHLVAFDRVVRARVTGVEGSALLPAMVDALAPVDAQLIDTDWDAALGQARRLAAHPSLLVLLTAQESVDASRGFLGVLPAAVRPGTTVLVGTATDSALADTARLRGSADDLYRAAAAEAALSASTRVTRAIERAGADAIAGAPEDLPPRIADRYLALKRAGRL; the protein is encoded by the coding sequence ATGTACCTGACCGGCCGCCTCGCCCTCCTCACGGGGCTCGGAGCCGTCCCCGTCGTGCTGCTGAACGCGGCCGGCGCGAACGCCTGGCTCCTCGCCCTCTCGTGGGTCGTCGTGTGCGCCGCCGCGGTCGCGACGGACGTGGCCGCGGCGCCCGACCCCCGCCTCCTGCGCGTGACGCGCGAGCTGCCGCGGCGAGCGCGGCTGGGCGAGCCGGTGGCCGTGCGCCTCCGGCTGATCAACACGGGAGGCCGGCGCCTCCGCGGGCTCGCCCGAGACGGATGGCAGCCGACGGCGGGGGCGCCGGCGGAGCGCATCGCGATCGACGTGCCGCCCGGCGAGTCGCGTGCGTACCGGATCGGGCTCGTGCCGCGGCGCCGGGGGGAGCTGCGCACCGAGTTCGCCGCCGTCCGCTCGGCGGGCCCTCTCGGCATGGCGGGACGCCAGGCGGTGATCGGCGCCCCGGCGGCGATCAGGGTGCTGCCGCCTTTCCACAGCCGGCGGCACCTCGCCAGCCGCGTCGCGCGGCTGCGCGAGCTCGACGGGAACACGAGCGTCCAGGTGCGCGGTCAGGGGACGGAGTTCGACTCGCTGCGCGAGTACGTGCGCGGCGACGACGTGCGCTCGATCGACTGGCGCGCCACGGCGCGCTCCGGCACCACGATGCTGCGCACCTGGCGCCCCGAGCGCGACCGTCACGTCGTCATCGTCGTCGACACGGGGCGCACGGCGGCCGCGCGCGTGGGCGACGGGACACGGCTCGAGGCGGCATTCGAGGCCGCGCTGCTGCTCGGGGCCCTCGCACAGCGAGCCGGGGACCACGTCCACCTCGTCGCGTTCGACCGCGTGGTCCGCGCGCGCGTCACGGGCGTCGAGGGCTCCGCGCTCCTGCCCGCCATGGTCGACGCGCTCGCGCCCGTGGACGCCCAGCTCATCGACACCGACTGGGACGCCGCGCTGGGCCAGGCCCGCCGCCTCGCCGCGCACCCCTCGCTGCTCGTGCTGCTCACCGCCCAGGAGTCCGTCGACGCGTCACGCGGCTTCCTCGGCGTCCTGCCCGCCGCCGTGCGCCCCGGGACGACCGTCCTGGTCGGCACGGCGACCGACTCGGCTCTCGCCGACACGGCCCGGCTCCGCGGCTCGGCCGACGACCTCTACCGTGCCGCCGCGGCGGAGGCGGCCCTGTCCGCATCGACGCGCGTGACCCGCGCGATCGAGCGCGCCGGCGCCGACGCGATCGCCGGCGCCCCGGAGGACCTGCCCCCGCGCATCGCCGACCGCTATCTGGCGCTGAAGCGCGCGGGAAGGCTCTGA
- a CDS encoding AAA family ATPase: protein MTDTPLRPSDPAALHEAVGRVREEIGKAVVAQDGAVSGLLIALLARGHVLLEGVPGVAKTLLVRAFSRALGLGTKRVQFTPDLMPGDVSGSLVYDARSGEFEFREGPVFTHILLADEINRTPPKTQAALLEAMEERQVSADGVTRALPDPFLVCATQNPIEHEGTYTLPEAQLDRFLLKLVVDVPPRDAEVAVLRRHADGFSPRALDDVRAVVTPSDIQAAQRAVAAVTATDDVLAYIVDLARATRESPSVQLGASPRAATALLAAAKAWAWLGGYPAITPDHVQAMIVPVWRHRIRLRADAEIEGVSVDAVLTSVLQQTPVPL, encoded by the coding sequence GTGACCGATACGCCGCTTCGCCCCAGCGACCCCGCCGCGCTCCACGAGGCGGTCGGGCGCGTGCGCGAGGAGATCGGCAAGGCCGTCGTGGCGCAGGACGGCGCCGTGAGCGGCCTGCTCATCGCGCTCCTCGCGCGCGGCCATGTGCTCCTCGAGGGGGTGCCCGGCGTCGCGAAGACGCTTCTCGTGCGCGCCTTCAGCCGCGCCCTCGGGCTCGGCACCAAGCGCGTGCAGTTCACCCCCGACCTCATGCCGGGGGACGTCTCCGGGTCGCTCGTCTACGACGCCCGGTCCGGCGAGTTCGAGTTCCGCGAGGGCCCGGTGTTCACCCACATCCTCCTCGCCGACGAGATCAATCGCACCCCGCCCAAGACGCAGGCCGCGCTGCTGGAGGCCATGGAGGAGCGTCAGGTGTCGGCAGACGGGGTCACCCGGGCACTCCCGGACCCGTTCCTCGTGTGCGCGACGCAGAACCCGATCGAGCACGAGGGCACCTACACGCTCCCCGAGGCGCAGCTCGACCGCTTCCTCCTGAAGCTCGTCGTCGACGTCCCGCCACGCGACGCCGAGGTGGCGGTGCTGCGCCGTCACGCCGACGGGTTCTCGCCGCGCGCGCTCGACGACGTGCGCGCGGTCGTGACCCCGTCCGACATCCAGGCGGCCCAGCGCGCCGTCGCCGCCGTCACGGCGACGGACGACGTCCTCGCCTACATCGTCGATCTCGCGCGCGCGACGCGGGAGAGCCCGTCGGTGCAGCTCGGGGCGAGCCCGCGTGCCGCGACGGCGCTGCTCGCGGCCGCGAAGGCGTGGGCGTGGCTCGGCGGGTACCCCGCCATCACGCCCGACCACGTGCAGGCCATGATCGTCCCGGTGTGGCGGCACCGCATCCGGCTGCGCGCCGACGCCGAGATCGAGGGCGTCTCGGTCGACGCCGTCCTCACGTCGGTGCTGCAGCAGACCCCCGTTCCCCTCTGA
- a CDS encoding DUF4350 domain-containing protein, with protein sequence MTSPSPETTRLSEAPRGRRTVLGWIALVVAFAVFGTGIALVGAREWSERPALDPEGAGADGARAIARLLEEHGGIAVTIATSLDEALAAAGPDTTLAVGSTAPLDDAAVEDLVAAAGDAVLLAPTSRDLRILFSGAGFAGHGDGTAVDPACDLDAAARAGGVAPGEAYTRGGADIACYPVGDGFGLLRTETADGAVTAVDAGALLANAHLAEHGHAALGLGVLGGHGDVVWYLPGLDDAAGTAPATIGELTPGWVTPAIVLAVLAVVAAGVWRGRRFGPLVAEDLPVTVRASETLEGRARLYARAADPRHAAARLREGACARIAGRLGLPRTAAPVEVADAAAARLGAGRDAVREIVLTEPADDAAFSAFGERLRDLEAAVDAAVRTERKRP encoded by the coding sequence GTGACGTCGCCCTCCCCCGAGACGACACGGCTGAGCGAGGCGCCGCGCGGCAGGCGCACGGTCCTCGGGTGGATCGCGCTCGTCGTCGCGTTCGCCGTGTTCGGCACCGGCATCGCCCTCGTCGGCGCCCGGGAGTGGTCCGAGCGCCCGGCGCTCGACCCGGAGGGCGCGGGAGCCGACGGCGCGCGGGCGATCGCACGCCTGCTGGAGGAGCACGGCGGCATCGCGGTGACGATCGCGACGAGCCTCGACGAGGCGCTCGCCGCCGCCGGCCCGGACACCACGCTCGCGGTGGGGTCGACGGCGCCCCTCGACGACGCGGCCGTCGAGGATCTCGTCGCGGCCGCCGGGGACGCCGTCCTTCTCGCCCCCACGTCGCGCGACCTGCGGATCCTCTTCTCCGGCGCCGGCTTCGCCGGCCACGGCGACGGGACGGCGGTCGATCCGGCATGCGACCTCGACGCCGCCGCGCGCGCCGGCGGCGTCGCCCCCGGCGAGGCGTACACGCGCGGCGGGGCCGACATCGCGTGCTACCCCGTCGGCGACGGCTTCGGGCTGCTGCGGACCGAGACCGCCGACGGCGCCGTGACCGCCGTCGACGCGGGCGCCCTGCTCGCGAACGCGCATCTCGCCGAGCACGGCCACGCCGCCCTCGGCCTCGGCGTCCTCGGCGGGCACGGCGACGTCGTCTGGTATCTGCCGGGCCTGGACGACGCCGCAGGCACCGCGCCCGCGACGATCGGCGAGCTCACCCCGGGATGGGTGACCCCCGCCATCGTCCTCGCCGTGCTCGCCGTCGTGGCCGCAGGCGTCTGGCGCGGACGGCGCTTCGGACCGCTCGTCGCCGAGGACCTGCCGGTCACCGTGCGTGCGAGCGAGACGCTCGAGGGGCGCGCCCGCCTCTACGCGCGCGCGGCCGACCCCCGGCACGCCGCCGCGCGCCTCCGCGAGGGCGCGTGCGCCCGCATCGCCGGCCGCCTCGGCCTCCCCCGCACGGCGGCCCCCGTCGAGGTGGCCGACGCCGCGGCCGCACGCCTGGGCGCGGGACGCGACGCCGTGCGCGAGATCGTCCTGACCGAGCCGGCCGACGACGCCGCCTTCTCCGCGTTCGGCGAGCGCCTCCGCGACCTCGAGGCGGCCGTCGACGCGGCCGTCCGAACCGAAAGGAAGAGACCGTGA
- a CDS encoding DUF4129 domain-containing protein — translation MIGGVALSSLLPDGDEARDWAEQELSDPAYDAAEPNLLDRVAGAIGEFLSMILNPQIGSEWSPLLAVVVIGVIAAVVVAAFLVWGRPRAIHRAEERSALLFGDDERRSAAELRASADRRAAEGDWDGAVVDRFRAIARALEERDLLDALPGTTAQQLARTAASPFPSHAGVLASAARVFDDVRYLRRSGTAETHALVARLDGDLARSRPVRLREGAPL, via the coding sequence GTGATCGGCGGAGTCGCCCTCTCCTCTCTCCTCCCCGACGGCGACGAGGCGCGCGACTGGGCGGAGCAGGAGCTCTCCGACCCCGCCTACGACGCGGCGGAGCCGAACCTCCTCGACCGCGTCGCGGGAGCGATCGGCGAGTTCCTCTCCATGATCCTGAACCCGCAGATCGGCTCCGAGTGGAGCCCGCTGCTCGCCGTCGTCGTGATCGGCGTGATCGCGGCCGTCGTCGTCGCCGCGTTCCTCGTCTGGGGCCGGCCGCGGGCGATCCATCGCGCGGAGGAGCGGTCCGCGCTCCTCTTCGGCGACGACGAGCGCCGGTCGGCCGCCGAGCTGCGCGCGTCGGCCGACCGGCGCGCCGCCGAGGGGGACTGGGACGGCGCGGTCGTCGACCGGTTCCGGGCGATCGCGCGCGCCCTCGAGGAGCGCGACCTGCTCGACGCCCTCCCGGGGACGACCGCGCAGCAGCTCGCGCGGACGGCCGCATCGCCCTTCCCGTCGCATGCCGGGGTGCTCGCCTCCGCGGCCCGCGTCTTCGACGACGTGCGCTATCTGCGTCGCAGCGGGACGGCCGAGACGCACGCGCTCGTCGCGCGCCTCGACGGCGATCTCGCCCGGTCGCGTCCCGTCCGCCTCCGCGAAGGGGCGCCGCTGTGA
- a CDS encoding glycerophosphoryl diester phosphodiesterase membrane domain-containing protein, with translation MTAEPRWTPAPRGGLIPLYPLGFGTILGKSFGALRGNPRVLLGFAMAVQIVSTLIGTAAIGAVAFATFSRLDTVAEFSEEYELIAAGSALVTALVTIAVLLVTGVLGIIVQAVVVGEVAHASLGERATLARIWARVRPVVWRLIGYYALLVAAVAAAVAVLVGIVAGLAIVETWAGVLAGVLALVGGIVLYAWLGTKLFVVPSAIILEHATIRGGIARSWRLIGGRFWQTFGVIVLIGLIMNTAAYAVGMPFSFLGGAFTSVFAPTGDPDASAVIAMVLTVAASQIVTLVVSSIGVVVQATSSALVYIDARMRREGIDLRMQSYVERRDAGAADAGDPYAFDPGAVAPPRAPEPWQVAPPAPPYGQAPPQYPQAPPYGQAPPYPHAPSPFGQAVPPAPDPGRPAPRWGQYAPTTPPPPAPAEPVGPAAPSSPPAPDERASGGS, from the coding sequence GTGACCGCTGAACCGAGATGGACGCCGGCCCCGCGCGGCGGTCTCATCCCCCTGTACCCCCTCGGCTTCGGCACGATCCTCGGGAAGTCGTTCGGCGCCCTGCGCGGCAACCCGAGAGTGCTGCTGGGCTTCGCGATGGCGGTCCAGATCGTCTCGACCCTCATCGGGACGGCCGCGATCGGCGCCGTCGCCTTCGCGACGTTCTCGCGGCTCGACACCGTGGCGGAGTTCTCCGAGGAGTACGAGCTCATCGCCGCGGGCTCGGCGCTCGTCACCGCCCTCGTCACGATCGCCGTCCTGCTCGTGACGGGCGTGCTGGGCATCATCGTGCAGGCCGTCGTGGTCGGCGAGGTCGCCCACGCGTCGCTCGGCGAGCGGGCGACCCTCGCGAGGATCTGGGCCCGCGTGCGTCCCGTCGTCTGGCGCCTCATCGGGTACTACGCGCTCCTGGTCGCGGCCGTCGCCGCGGCCGTCGCGGTGCTCGTCGGGATCGTGGCCGGGCTCGCGATCGTCGAGACGTGGGCGGGCGTGCTGGCCGGCGTCCTCGCGCTCGTCGGCGGGATCGTGCTCTACGCCTGGCTCGGCACGAAGCTCTTCGTCGTCCCGAGCGCGATCATCCTGGAGCACGCGACGATCCGCGGCGGCATCGCGCGGTCGTGGCGGCTGATCGGCGGGCGGTTCTGGCAGACGTTCGGCGTGATCGTCCTCATCGGCCTCATCATGAACACGGCCGCCTATGCCGTGGGGATGCCGTTCTCCTTCCTCGGCGGCGCGTTCACGAGCGTCTTCGCGCCGACGGGCGACCCCGATGCGTCCGCGGTCATCGCGATGGTCCTCACCGTGGCGGCGAGCCAGATCGTCACGCTCGTCGTCTCGTCCATCGGGGTCGTCGTGCAGGCGACGTCGTCGGCGCTCGTCTACATCGACGCGCGCATGCGGCGCGAGGGCATCGATCTGCGGATGCAGTCCTACGTGGAGCGACGGGACGCCGGCGCGGCGGACGCCGGGGATCCCTACGCCTTCGATCCCGGTGCGGTCGCTCCCCCGCGCGCGCCGGAGCCGTGGCAGGTGGCGCCTCCCGCGCCGCCGTACGGACAGGCGCCGCCTCAATACCCCCAGGCCCCGCCGTACGGACAGGCGCCGCCGTACCCCCACGCGCCGTCCCCCTTCGGACAGGCCGTCCCCCCGGCACCCGACCCCGGCCGCCCCGCGCCCCGGTGGGGCCAGTACGCTCCGACCACGCCGCCCCCTCCCGCCCCGGCCGAGCCGGTCGGCCCGGCCGCCCCGTCCTCGCCGCCTGCTCCCGACGAGCGCGCCTCGGGCGGATCGTGA
- the mtrA gene encoding MtrAB system response regulator MtrA, with the protein MSARILVVDDDTALAEMIGIVLRTEGFETAFCADGALALDSWRQERPDLVLLDLMLPGKDGIEICTEIRAESGVPVIMLTARSDTADVVSGLEAGADDYIVKPFNPKELVARIRTRLRPAQEVSGDALRAGDLTIDVAAHEVRRGQTPISLTPLEFELLVALASKPQQVFSREALLEQVWGYHYKADTRLVNVHVQRLRAKIEIDPDNPKIVMTVRGVGYRAGAAL; encoded by the coding sequence ATGAGCGCGCGCATCCTCGTGGTCGATGACGACACGGCTCTGGCCGAGATGATCGGCATCGTGCTGCGCACGGAGGGCTTCGAGACCGCGTTCTGCGCGGACGGCGCGCTCGCCCTCGACAGCTGGCGGCAGGAGCGTCCCGACCTCGTGCTGCTCGATCTCATGCTGCCGGGCAAGGACGGCATCGAGATCTGCACGGAGATCCGCGCCGAGTCCGGGGTCCCCGTCATCATGCTCACCGCGCGCTCCGACACGGCCGACGTTGTCTCGGGGCTGGAGGCGGGCGCGGACGACTACATCGTCAAGCCCTTCAACCCGAAGGAGCTCGTCGCCCGCATCCGCACGAGGCTCCGCCCGGCGCAGGAGGTCTCCGGCGACGCGCTGCGCGCCGGCGACCTCACGATCGACGTCGCCGCGCACGAGGTGCGACGCGGGCAGACGCCGATCTCCCTCACGCCCCTCGAGTTCGAGCTCCTCGTGGCGCTCGCCTCGAAGCCGCAGCAGGTGTTCTCCCGCGAGGCGCTGCTCGAGCAGGTCTGGGGCTACCACTACAAGGCCGACACGCGCCTCGTGAACGTCCACGTGCAGCGGCTCCGCGCGAAGATCGAGATCGACCCCGACAACCCCAAGATCGTCATGACGGTGCGGGGAGTCGGCTATCGCGCCGGCGCCGCGCTCTGA